In the genome of Cryptomeria japonica chromosome 8, Sugi_1.0, whole genome shotgun sequence, one region contains:
- the LOC131053070 gene encoding uncharacterized protein LOC131053070, with the protein MKKYDLHRTRRSESDSTKYNASSSSISPHNQELKTIRTNQLKEMLKQIKSPADWDLYLKTRAELVEIGIREGIPDSVRSHAWQFTSKGYHLLHSYQGLYHQLLTQSNSLSNQPLRRIENMGIVKDIHKTLESQQFSNQAISTGSLYNVLRAYANYDSEVGYTEGMSYIAALLLVYLNEEEAFWVMAARLKHEGNRGLRGIYTYQIYDLCVFQFESLLKDHLPKLASHFEKEKIKARIYFPWWCMTMFAARFPLNFVKRIWDILFTEGLEFIFRVGLALLKYCEEYLLRLGCESLNNTMTLCLFPEDALDPDMILPLAYSFRIGNNRMEELKVDYERRENLPCLRPMECVRRQPFHKNSGIQGENSLV; encoded by the coding sequence ATGAAGAAATATGATCTGCACAGAACAAGAAGATCTGAATCTGATTCAACTAAATACAATGCCTCGTCATCATCAATAAGCCCCCATAACCAAGAATTAAAAACAATTCGCACAAACCAGttgaaagaaatgctaaaacagatAAAGTCTCCAGCAGACTGGGATCTGTACCTCAAAACCAGAGCAGAACTAGTGGAAATAGGCATAAGAGAAGGTATTCCAGACTCTGTTCGTTCCCATGCCTGGCAATTTACATCTAAGGGTTACCACCTTCTCCATTCCTACCAAGGACTGTATCATCAACTTCTAACTCAATCCAACTCTTTGTCAAATCAGCCCTTGCGCAGAATTGAAAACATGGGGATTGTTAAAGACATTCATAAAACTCTAGAGTCCCAGCAATTCTCTAACCAGGCCATCAGTACAGGGTCTCTGTACAATGTCTTAAGGGCCTATGCAAACTATGATTCAGAAGTTGGGTACACAGAAGGAATGAGTTATATAGCAGCATTACTTCTTGTCTACCTgaatgaagaagaagcattctgGGTCATGGCTGCACGGCTGAAACATGAAGGGAACAGGGGACTCAGGGGAATATATACATATCAGATTTATGATTTGTGTGTTTTTCAGTTTGAGAGTTTATTAAAGGATCACCTCCCAAAGCTGGCTTCTCACTTTGAGAAAGAAAAAATCAAAGCTAGAATTTATTTCCCTTGGTGGTGTATGACAATGTTTGCTGCTAGATTTCCCCTGAACTTTGTTAAGAGGATTTGGGACATTCTTTTCACTGAGGGTTTAGAGTTTATATTTAGGGTTGGGTTGGCACTGCTGAAGTACTGTGAAGAGTATTTGCTTAGACTGGGCTGTGAGAGCCTTAATAACACTATGACTCTCTGTCTGTTTCCTGAGGATGCCCTGGATCCTGATATGATATTGCCACTGGCCTATTCTTTTAGGATTGGGAACAACAGGATGGAGGAGCTCAAGGTGGACTATGAGAGGAGGGAGAATCTCCCATGCTTAAGACCTATGGAGTGTGTCAGGAGGCAACCTTTTCATAAGAATAGTGGAATACAAGGTGAAAATTCTCTTGTTTAG